The genomic region AAACCTTAGTTACAAGCAATTCATTGAATTTCAGCATGTAATTATTTAGGACTATTCTGCACACTTTCTGTGTAGTTCAGCTAGTCCATCGatctaataaattattttattcataaaaaaataaaaaaaataataaaaaaaaagttacaagcgACAACAAAACAGTAGAATACTCCAATTTTCATAACAAAAGAtcataaataagtaaaaacaaGAAACTCAAATTATAAATTGGTAGAGTAATATCAAAGTTACACTGAGAGTTCATCACTGAAacaaagtaaaaagaaaaaattatatagagaACCCAACGCAAGAAGCCATGCCATATTAGATAACATTCACTGCCGATACGAGATTAGACTTGCACAATTGCATATAGAAGAGAAACATAACAGGTTTCTTATATCCTGAAACAGTTCATTAGGATAGACAGGGTTTAGCCTCAATCAAATGTTAaacaaaaaagtcaaaaagttTAAATTGTTAAAAGAATCAATCTGTTAGTCATTGAATACATAAgattaaggaaaaataataataataaaaattgaactaCCAGAGACTTGTCATTCCCTCAATCTCCCACTTTCTTGTTGTACCACTAGGAGTTTGAACTCAAAATGAAGGAGCTGAATAATGCTGCAGGCCCCTCTAGTTGAAATGCGGGCAAAGGAGTCAAGTAACCATAAATCCTCAAGATAAGAATAATTTTACTATTGACCTGGAAGCATATTAGAAATTTAGGAGTGTGACTGATGTAAGAGGACAAGTAGACACTGATATCATGCCAAATAGATGCTGAGCTTGTGTTGCACTTGTTGACAAATTAAAGTGAATCTGCACAAGAATCCTTCCCTTCAGCAATTTTTGGATGTTGCTTGAAACCTTTCATATTTGTTTTATCAGTTCTGTTTTATcagttttaaaaatcatttaaaaaagaagCAGTAAACTAACTTGATACTAAGCTGGTTGTAAAGAAGTACCTGACAATAAAATTGAGTCATGTTGCTAGCAATCTCTTGTGTGGAGTGAAACAAGGTATCGGGCCTCTTCAAGAGTTTTAGCACCAACCAAAACTTTATAATTGATTCTTACGCAGGGGATGCAAGTCTTCTGGCAAGACTTTCCCCTTATTTTGGCATCATTTCTTCTTTGTCATACAGATCAGGAGGCTTGAATTGAGCTTGGCCTTGTACCctgataatttattttctataacaCATGTATTCTAAAGCCCTTCTCAAGTAACCGAACGTTATGAATGCCTTTTCTTGGGTTGCTCAGTTAATGTTTATTCtgcaaaaacaaatcaataaattaaacaatcaccacggttttatttttatttttttatctttgcaatttatatatatttttatttttaaaaagaactcCAACAAAATGCAAAGATTAATTGCTCAATGTGTGACTGCTAATTAAACAATTAAGAAAATGATCTGAAAAAAAACCTAGATGCGAATTGAGAAATTCAAATGCAACGGTACCTGTAGCGAGTGTAATCGCCATGCCTCAATCCATGTTGCATCTGAGCAGATTTCAAGAGCTGCAACACTGGAAGAAAATGATCTGAAGTTTAGAATAATGACTACAGAAACAATGTAACCTGTGATGTGTGAACCTAGGTTGCCGAATTTGCTCACATAGATCTGTATTACCTTTTCTTGCCGCTCTTTGCATAGGCATTCTGGAATGACATTGGTGTATGCCAATAGTTCTTCAGCTATAGAAGAAATAACATATATAGGAACCTACATCATGGTTAATGATTTGATTAGAAGTTAGGAATCATCAATTTGATATGAATAAGAAGCATGTCCTACTCATAAGCCAAGGCATTGACATCAGTAATGCACATTTTAACATTTCTGAAAATGGAAAAGTGTTTAAATGAAGTTTCAACCTTCTATTTATTGCAGCAATAATTTCACTGGCCAATTATACCTCTTTAGTTACAGCAATATAACTAATTTATTCCTATGACATTGCTGAACCACCAAAGGAATTTCACGTCGgacttaaaaacaaaagaggGGGAATTTCACTCAGAAGTTGCAAAGGGTTCAGATTACAGCCTTTATCATACAGCTGGAACTCCATTGAGAACTTTGATGAATGATTTGACAAAAGAAAGTATTATCCAACCATATGCAAAAGGATTATGTAGAAATGTAGAATAAGCAACATTAGGTTAATGCAAAGGAGACAACCAATCAACTAGACCATTTATAAAGAACAAAGTGATAGGAAAAAAGAGGGCCTCCTAGATTTGCTGTTGTGGtaacaaaaaaatacaagaattcAAATTGGGTATTTGATAGATGTGCAGAAAGGACACACACTTTGAAAGAATAAACCAAGGTTTTTCCACCTAAACACACCTAAGCTATATGTCACCTAGTGAGGTTTGATTGCCAAGGCATCTCCTTTATAGTTTATACCTGGACTACATTGCTTCAGTTCGGGATTGGCTCTTATCAAAAGTCAAGAGCCATCAGGAAAAAGTTACCTAGTCTTGTAGCCTAATTTACAGCAACTGTCTATACAAGTCTGACCAACCTCCCCCCCACcttccaaaagaagaaaagaaaaaaggtaagAGCTGCCTTCAGTGTTGAAGATTCTAGTGAAGCTGATATCTGCTCCAGAAGCTGCAGAAGAGTTCCAAGTCGATTGATGGGAATGAGGACAGAACCACCAACTTTAAGAGAAGCTATAGCACAGTAGCAGAGATAAGATAGTTTGTCCTGTTCTTCCAAACTCTCATCTGTATAAAGTAAGGATTCAACTGACTCTTCCcaattattgttgttgttgttgtccaTGCTATGCAAGTTAATTGCAAAGgtaaaaaatattcaatatcTCCATTTATTGATAAATAAGAACTccataaatttgtaaaaaataaaatcaatataatAGCTACAATAAAGCATCTAGTAAAAAACATAGAACCTAACAAGACAGCTAACAAAACCACAGAAAGTGATAATACCTGAGAGTCGACATACTGTCGGTAGTGGGAATAGAGaaaccatcatcatcctcaacATTTTCCATGGCATCCAAGGATGAGAAATCTGAATATAATACGATATCATTCGATTGAAGAGAACTATAATCAAATTTCATCGCATGAGCAGGAAGAAAGATAGAGTTTGAAATAAAAGCAACATCTCTTTTTGGACCATTTATTGTCCAATTACAAGTGCCTATTTCTAAACCAGAGCTGAAAGCTTTTATGATCAATGTGCCATTGTAGCAGGTCTCTTCAGCATATCTAAGTGTCTGATCCTTCTGTGTGCAATCTGTCACATCAGCTGCACTGAGAAGTTCCacttatttattcatttattttgataagaagtgataaattatattaaaaacataCACTGAACACAATAAATTGACAGAGCATTTACTTGATAATAACTTAGTACTTGAAAAAGTGACATATAAAAGTACTAGATTAAGACAAAGATGCAGTGCAAGTATGCATTGAAAAAATTTCACCAAGAAAGGACTCTATAGACTATCGAATGAAACATCAGTTACCTGTACAAGGGCACCCAAGCACCTAGCTCAGTCCCATCTTTGCCTAAAACTACTTCTCTCAGAGAAGATGGAAGCAATTCAAGCTCTTCCCAACTCATCCATTGAGGGAAACTAGACCCCTCAGGCCCATAAAATTGCCTGAATTCCATATGCATTGAAACAAGCTCCTCCATCATAAGCTGCCCAAGTCTAGCTGTTACTTCAGTTACATATATCTGACAAATTCACCCACCAAAATTATGAAAATCTTATCAACATTATTGGGAAAGACTAAATAAATATAGCCACCCAATTGTGTCATACCTTAGCGGAAAAACCCTTCATCTGAGTAAGAAACGGTAATCCTAGCATACCcattgggcttgagattaatACAATATCAATAAAAGACACATTCCACAGGTGCAAGTTATTAACAGTTTTGTGCCAAGGCACTGCATAAATCAAATCATTTACATCAAGGGGCTTGTCGATTTTCTGCCTTTTTCTTGCAACAGAATCTGAACTTGAAGAACTAGAATCTTGAAAGTCAGAAACTTTAACATCCACCTCAGCATCAAAACCAGTGGGAACAGGAGAGAAGATTGAAAGAGCTGAAAGGTCCATGGGGCAATCGAATAATATCCTAAACCCACATACATTGACTATGTGACATGGTGGGAAATGAAAACCCCCACCTCTGCTCAAACATGTCTgcaaaacaatgaaatttaatCAACCCCTATAAACCAGAATTTAAATAACACACACAACATATCTATGTTTAAATAAGATCCTAAACCCAGACACATTGACAATATGACATGGTGAAAGatataaaaaccccaaatttaCTCAAACATGTCTgcaaaattatgaaattaaacCACACCCCCAAAAACAgaatttcaataatatatacATGCACACAGAAAAACCAGTACATATCTAGCTCATATTCTTTGATTATGCagaaagaaagtaagaaacTCACAAACTTCATGGGGATGAAATTTTGCCACTGCAAATACTGGTCACTCTCTCTTGCTACAACAAGTATGTTCACCTACAAAGAACATTCatattcatcaaaataaataaaactcattaTTAAGCACATAAACATTAtgtataaaatccaaactcaCGACTAtgatatcaaaaaaagaaaaaatggcaTATGGGCATATGAGCATATGAGCACAATAAACAATCCTGTTAGGGTTAAGGAACAATAAACAATCAAGGGTTAAGAGAGGAAGATGGGGTGCTAACCCTATGGCACTTGAAAAGCATAGGGTTATGGGCAGATGGGGTGCTAACCCTATGGCACTTGGCGCTTACGCTGTCTTGTATAATGTCTGGTATGTGGGGGAGGGGGTACCGCATCTCCTTGGTCAGGCTCCTTGCGTTGCTGCAAAGACGAAGTTACAAAGAAACAATGgatcaaatgaattttaatatCAACTATAACAGCAGTCACGAAAGTATTCAAAGCTAGTAAATGACCAATGCATACCGTGGGGCCAGCCTTGTGTCCTGCTTTGTGACCACCTGTCCCACAAGGAGGTGCTTTTCTTGTACGTTTAGGCCGACCTTGTGGGGGTGACTGTAGCTCATCAACTTGCTCATTCTCGACATGCATAGCTGGTTGATTTGCTTGACTCCCAACAACTGAAGATACTACAACTGCGGGGGAGGATGGTGTAGCGGACGAAATGTGAGTGAGGCTCATAGTCATAGGAGCTGTATGCAGTCCAGGAGTGGGCATGAATGACATGGAGTCACTATGGGGTGGTACATGGTGTATATGACCAATGCTGTACGAGGGAGATTGAGTGTGCATGACCTGAGGGGTGTCATTGAAATCAATGCCGAGATCAAAGGATGGTGGAGTAAGGGATAGATGAGCGGGGTCAGAAAATGTACATAGGGTGGGTGAAGGGATCTCGGGGTGAGAAGATGCATGTGCAGTGGGTACAGGGATCTGTAGGTCAGGAAATGCGGGAGTAGTACGAGGAGGGATCTCTGGGGAAGGAGAtgcatgtgggggtggagggaACTCTGGGGCAGGTGAtgcatgtgggggtggagggaACTTTGGGGCAGGATAAgcatgtgggggtggagggGGTTGATTTTGGCCTTGATGGGGTGCAACACACTGGCCATGGCTATGGCTGGCAGGAGTTGAGCTCGTGCTTGGTCGTGCATTATGTTCTGGCAGTTCTGGATTTGCTGTATCCGCATCTTCCAAGGGAAGATGGGCAGCTAGACGGTGAAGGCGATCCACTTCCTTCAGCATAGCTGTAATCAGCTTGTGCTCAGGACTGTCTACTACATAACGCATCAACATCTGCTTGTGCATGGCGACCTGCAATTTTTGTAATACAATTAGTACACCTAACGCAAAAATGGTAACACACaacaaaatttggaaagaaaggtcaaagCGATTACCGTAATAAGAAGAGAGGCGCTAGTGTGGTCGACAAACCTCCATGTGACTTTACCATACCAGCCGAAGTATGGATGAACACTCGACATAGCACCCTCTAGTCGTGCTCCATGACATAGTTTCTGTGCTCTCGTATTCCATACTTGGATGTGGCTACAATGTCTGACCCTCCAATCCACTTCAATCTTCCCCCTCAAGTCTATCTTATGAAGGGCATCGTCAGTATCAACATTTTCGGGAATTTCTTGCACCATCCCAAACTGACGAAGAACACGATCcggtgtatgtttctctactagCCAGAAACATACAAGCGGCACCCTCGCCGTCCACATGTCCCGTCCTGCTACACAGAACGCAGGCAAGTGGCCTAATTCGGCTTCATATGGTTGCCACACCACctgttgtagtaaaaaaaaagcgCAGCACATTATGCAATGTTCCATTATTTTGAATTGACATATTTTACAGTTATAACAGTATACACTAAGATAACATTACAAGAAACACAATTTGGATACTTGGTTGGGATACATAGAATCTAGAAGCTGACAGTACCGAACCAAACAGATTTCGGCGGGGCTATTCTTCGTGCTCACGACCCAAACCAACCTACAATGAAGAAAGAGGAAATCAATATCTACCAAATatgcaatgtaataaaaaagaaaaaggatatgtATGTTGAATAATGCTAAGTTCAATGTGTCATATCGTTTAAAATGAtggatccaaaaaaaatagagagaatcgGTCAAGGAAGAGACTTACTTAATAGACAATGGCGAAGATGGTAATGGTGGGCCATATGCACCATCTGGTGGGAGGTCCATCCTTGGGCACAAAAAAGGGAATCTGGACCATGCCCAATATTGAACGAGTATTAAGGCCCCACCAATCTGACTAGCGTTTTTGTCGGTTGCCCTGCATAACTCTctgtacaaccatgcaaggcaagcgcTCCCCCAACTGTACCGAGGTGGATTGTGAAGGTCCCTCAACATCTGCAACCACATCGTATGCACCCTATCGCCAGACTTGTCagtgaaaattgtgtcccctaGGAGTGCTAGAATATAACACCGTGCATACTGATGCACAACAACCTCTTCTGCACCATCGGGCAACCCTTGGTCAATTTTTTCAAGTAGCTTCTTGATTTGGATCCTCTGTCCTTTAAGCACCACGGAATTAGTAACAATTCCAAGCATTTCTTGACATTCAACAGCCCACCTCAAGGCACAAGTTCCAACAATTGCCTCACCATCGATTGGAATCCCCAACAGAACCTCCATGTCTTGTAATGTGATcgtcatctcaccatgtggaaggtggaaggtgtgggtttcaggccgccatcgctcaacaAAGGCCGTTATCAAATTATAGTCAAGCTCTCTAAATGGGGTCCTATACAGCCCCTCTAATCCAATTATCTTGACAATGTCGAGGACGAGATCATCCACCATCGGGCTTCGTTTTCGAAACTCCTCATTACGACCACGACATTTCAATACCCCCGGATCCTACACATGATAGAACCATGGTGATGAGATGTAATATGCCATAACCTTTGTATAAATGATTGTAGCTATTGTTGGGAAAATAGACTATAAGTTCTTCAATTGGAATTTCCATGAGTTTATGACAACTTATTTAATGAAGGGTTTGTagtcttcttattttttttatacaaaaaccaaaaatacaaaagctatATATCAAGATTAAGGTTATGCTCAAGAAGAATTACATCAACAAAATCAGGAGTATAacctaaaatgaaaatgataagaGGTAGATAATTATTTAGAGACCATTTTGCAAGAGCATTACTATGCATTCAAAGCTAGTGATACCATTGACAAACTTAggattttagaaatgaaaaaaaaaatcaacataatgtgaaaggataagaaaagaatatagaaattcaGCAGGTCATCGATTTTAATTTTACCTGGCCTTCCCAAACAGCAGATGATCGATGTTTTGTTAGAAACCTTAACACCGAAGGAACCCTGGGACTAGGACCGAACTCATCATCCACCTCAGCAACGGCAGCCATACTACATattaaattagaagaaaatgcaTCAATTGCCTAAAGCTTTATATCTTTAAAGTTAGCATGATTTCTTTAAAGTAAATCCGTCCCCAAGTCTCATTTCCCACAAACAAATACATACAAGGAATTTCTAGCAGATATTACCAGGATATTTTTTTGGCATGACCAAATTTGTTGGTAGTATTCTGCTGTTTCTAAAGATCTGAAACGTGTCCCATTAAATTATGCCTACTCTTCCAAAATGGCATGATTAATTTAGCCCATagtttgttcttttatttttatttttttgaatagaaGATAGAACCAACCCAAAGTTTCTGATTGCAGTAAAGTTGGCAAGTAAAGCTGGAATTCTTTTCCTCTATAAAACGTTATCGGAATAGATTTTAGTTGTAGGAAATCATTCTCTTTTCTCAGTTTATGCTTTGATGGATGCTTGTAATTTGTGTACTTGATTGTATTGGTCCCCAGTTGTATACAGGATGTAATTTGTGTACTTAATtggatgacttttttttttcttagttgaataaaatttacaTTGCTTATCCGCTAGGGGGGGAGATGGAATTCTTTTCTTCTGTCTTTCCTGCTTTGTTTTTTCGGTACGATCCAATATTTGGGGACTGAACAGAACACATTGCAAGTATATAACATGCATAAACACAAGCTTTGTCATATGTTTCCATGCATTGCCCTAAAGAGTAGGAAGatataattttcaattccaaGAAAATGACTTTAGACCAAGAGGCTTCCAAAAGCACATCTTCACATATCTCCAGAtgcataacatcaaaatcaaagtAGATTAACCACCATAACTACTATAACTAAAAAAAGGAACATAAATTAGTGGAAAATGCATATATGCCAAGAAAACAGCTAACCTAACACAGTTCTAGTGCTTCCGATAAAacaataatcattaaaaaaaatttaaccatcAGACACCTAAAGTGTTTGAGTATTCAACACAATTCAAACATCCTAAACAGGAGGCTATTTGGAGACAAACCTCAAGGATGGCAATCACTGCATGCCCACTTGTAGGACTATAAGACATGCGGACAACAGGTGCACCAATGTCAATAGAAGAGATCTTGCTTCCTGTTAATGCATCAAACTCTGCATGTAGAAATTTGACATCATCGTTAAGAAACTCATGATAGCCCTCAAATGGCAGAGAAATCACCATAAATAGAAGgattaactttttctttaaatgaatttataaatgAGGTGCTCAACATATGAAtgtttcaaattaaacaaatGCAAATGCGCTTTTTAGCCTTTTCCAACATTTTCTCACATATGGCCACGAAGAGACCCTTTAATATCAGTGCAGCTGtagttttttattaaagaaaaaagtaaatgaGCATTTTATAGATAAGAGACTACTTCATATACATGCTTGAACACAAAGAAGTCTAAAGAATTACTAAATGGGTTCTTAGACCACTAAATACCATGTTTTCAGATAAATTGATAAACTAAAACGGATCACTTAAACAATTTCCCACAAGAATCAATAACTtaattaatagaaaaatgacttgcaacaatttaataaatagaACCATTAGTAAGGCAAAACCTACCAAAGACATACCTTTGAGATCTTACTTTATTATTTCttctagattttttatttatttatttgtacaTAATCATGAAACAAAGTCAAGAAAGAATGCAACGACTTTTCATACATACTAGCAAGAGAACTTGCATTGCAAAGAATGAAGAATGGACAAATTTTTAGATGCTCACAAAGATATTTGCATTCGTGAGTAAAAGCCATCAATAACAAGACGAGTTTCATAGGATCATTAGAGCTCACAGAATAGCATCTCTCAACAGTTCCAGTAATGTTATAGTTGGAAGATATGGTCTCTTGAGACTTGAATATCGTAAGTGCACCATAAAAATGAATTTGATATGTTCAAGATGAAAACTTGAAGGCTTAAAAAATGTCTATTAACATAACAGGGAAATGATGGGTGAAGAAATTTGTGGTTTGAGTATCAAAGATTTGCAGAATTTGGAGAACCAAACAGAAATAAGTCTTCAGGGTGTTCAAATGAAAAAGTTTTGGAGGCCTCTTCCTATATGCAAAGCTCATTCACTAGAATTCCAATACTTGAGTAAAAAGCACACACATGGTActtaccataatttttttacttttgtaggactaaattttaatggattaaataaagaatttaaccgaaaaaaaaaattggctgcttattttcattttcatttttgttactattcacacaactaaatttcatccttcttgTTGCAGGGAAACCAACTTCAACATGAAAATAAGGAACTATATAAGAAGGTGAACTTAATCCACCAAGAAAAAATgcaattatataaaaaggtattaattaaaaacaataataagaaTTTCAACTATCtcttacatataaaaattcaatccTTAAAATTATgccaaatttgagattttttacaATTGCCCTCAACAAAAAAGTTTCAGATCCCAAGTCTATGAAACAAGGGATGCCAATGGAGCAAACAGAACTTCCCTTCTCTTAGATGGTCTTCAAATCACTTGGGCCAATAAAGATGTCCA from Castanea sativa cultivar Marrone di Chiusa Pesio chromosome 11, ASM4071231v1 harbors:
- the LOC142617932 gene encoding uncharacterized protein LOC142617932, producing the protein MWTARVPLVCFWLVEKHTPDRVLRQFGMVQEIPENVDTDDALHKIDLRGKIEVDWRVRHCSHIQVWNTRAQKLCHGARLEGAMSSVHPYFGWYGKVTWRFVDHTSASLLITVAMHKQMLMRYVVDSPEHKLITAMLKEVDRLHRLAAHLPLEDADTANPELPEHNARPSTSSTPASHSHGQCVAPHQGQNQPPPPPHAYPAPKFPPPPHASPAPEFPPPPHASPSPEIPPRTTPAFPDLQIPVPTAHASSHPEIPSPTLCTFSDPAHLSLTPPSFDLGIDFNDTPQVMHTQSPSYSIGHIHHVPPHSDSMSFMPTPGLHTAPMTMSLTHISSATPSSPAVVVSSVVGSQANQPAMHVENEQVDELQSPPQGRPKRTRKAPPCGTGGHKAGHKAGPTQRKEPDQGDAVPPPPHTRHYTRQRKRQVP
- the LOC142616973 gene encoding uncharacterized protein LOC142616973; protein product: MKFTCLSRGGGFHFPPCHIVNVCGFRILFDCPMDLSALSIFSPVPTGFDAEVDVKVSDFQDSSSSSSDSVARKRQKIDKPLDVNDLIYAVPWHKTVNNLHLWNVSFIDIVLISSPMGMLGLPFLTQMKGFSAKIYVTEVTARLGQLMMEELVSMHMEFRQFYGPEGSSFPQWMSWEELELLPSSLREVVLGKDGTELGAWVPLYSAADVTDCTQKDQTLRYAEETCYNGTLIIKAFSSGLEIGTCNWTINGPKRDVAFISNSIFLPAHAMKFDYSSLQSNDIVLYSDFSSLDAMENVEDDDGFSIPTTDSMSTLSMDNNNNNNWEESVESLLYTDESLEEQDKLSYLCYCAIASLKVGGSVLIPINRLGTLLQLLEQISASLESSTLKVPIYVISSIAEELLAYTNVIPECLCKERQEKLLKSAQMQHGLRHGDYTRYRYRCI